One Ignavibacteria bacterium genomic window carries:
- a CDS encoding YciI family protein, with the protein MPIFVKKITPVKENFMETGTEEDFKIIGEHFEYLKKFFDEGKLLLAGPCEDAAFGISIFKAENLEEAQRFLENDPAFKKGVMKGEVHPYRLSLFNKDFEF; encoded by the coding sequence ATGCCAATCTTTGTTAAAAAAATAACACCCGTGAAAGAAAACTTCATGGAAACGGGAACGGAAGAAGATTTTAAGATTATCGGAGAGCATTTTGAATATTTGAAAAAATTTTTTGACGAAGGAAAACTTTTACTTGCGGGACCCTGTGAGGATGCTGCCTTTGGCATCTCAATCTTTAAAGCTGAAAATCTCGAAGAAGCTCAGCGGTTTTTAGAAAATGATCCTGCTTTTAAAAAAGGCGTTATGAAAGGAGAAGTTCATCCTTACAGACTTTCGTTATTTAATAAAGACTTCGAGTTTTAA
- a CDS encoding DUF1569 domain-containing protein encodes MKSLYNSADNQEVIDRINKLSPESKAQWGKMNVSQMLAHADITMKSALGEIKGKRTLMGKLFGNMVKKKITSDDTPFKQGLPTDKAFVMTGNEKNFEAEKKNLIASVEKIGRVGANGVSKDPHPFFGEMTPQQWDVLIWKHLDHHLRQFGV; translated from the coding sequence ATGAAAAGTTTATATAATTCAGCTGATAACCAGGAAGTTATTGACCGCATAAATAAATTATCTCCGGAATCAAAAGCTCAATGGGGTAAAATGAATGTTTCACAAATGCTTGCACATGCAGACATAACCATGAAAAGCGCTCTTGGTGAAATTAAAGGTAAGAGAACCTTGATGGGTAAATTATTTGGAAATATGGTTAAGAAGAAAATAACTTCTGATGACACTCCTTTTAAACAGGGATTACCGACGGATAAGGCATTTGTAATGACAGGAAATGAAAAAAATTTTGAAGCCGAAAAGAAAAACCTGATTGCCTCAGTTGAAAAAATCGGGCGGGTCGGAGCAAATGGAGTTTCTAAAGATCCGCACCCGTTCTTCGGAGAAATGACCCCACAGCAGTGGGATGTTTTAATATGGAAACATCTTGACCACCATTTAAGGCAATTCGGAGTGTGA
- a CDS encoding ATP-binding cassette domain-containing protein, translated as MFPIRFQNVSQFFGEQKILDDINLDIEKNKITVIIGKTGAGKSTLLKMVNGLVKPSGGKVFVFENEIDYNNLPELRLKIGYSVQGTGLFPHMTAYENISLLGRINNWDKNKIDERVNELIKLVHFGEHLLQKHPYQLSGGEQQRAGIVRAMFLNPKIYLLDEAFSSLDPETRTDIHKEILHIQQTEPRTILLVTHDMHEAKTLGDKILRIEKHSVIPA; from the coding sequence ATGTTTCCTATTCGTTTCCAAAATGTTTCGCAGTTTTTTGGAGAGCAAAAAATTCTCGATGACATAAATCTCGACATCGAAAAGAATAAAATTACTGTCATTATCGGCAAAACGGGAGCGGGAAAATCAACGCTTTTGAAGATGGTTAACGGGCTTGTGAAGCCGTCGGGGGGGAAGGTTTTTGTTTTTGAAAATGAGATTGATTATAACAATCTGCCGGAGCTTAGATTAAAAATAGGGTATTCGGTGCAGGGAACGGGGTTATTTCCGCACATGACTGCTTACGAAAATATTTCTTTGCTTGGCAGAATAAATAATTGGGATAAAAACAAAATTGATGAACGGGTAAATGAATTGATTAAGCTTGTTCACTTTGGCGAGCATTTGTTACAGAAGCATCCTTATCAATTATCGGGAGGCGAACAGCAAAGAGCGGGAATTGTAAGAGCAATGTTTTTGAATCCAAAAATTTATTTGCTCGATGAAGCATTTTCATCGCTCGACCCTGAAACGCGAACCGATATTCATAAAGAGATTTTGCATATTCAGCAGACGGAACCGCGAACGATTCTGCTTGTAACTCACGACATGCACGAAGCAAAAACATTGGGAGATAAGATTTTAAGAATTGAAAAACATTCTGTCATTCCAGCGTAG
- a CDS encoding 2-phosphosulfolactate phosphatase, whose translation MNQSVYDIKLEWGLNGIETLAPFSDIIIIIDVLSFSTCVDIATSNGAIVFPYKYKDESAKEFAQLINAELASLRRNQNSFSLSPESLISISKGTKLVLPSPNGSTLSLSAKKIPVVCGCLRNAKAIAEYAMTIGKKISLIPAGEQWQEHKNDGAIRFAFEDFIGAGVIISYLKGTLSPESKSALSVFQSFSSNIFEEIKNCISGRELVEKGFEKDVELACELNVSSNVPVLKNNFYVSA comes from the coding sequence GTGAATCAGTCTGTATACGATATTAAACTTGAGTGGGGATTAAATGGAATAGAAACACTTGCGCCTTTTTCTGATATAATAATAATTATCGATGTTCTTTCTTTTTCGACCTGTGTTGATATTGCAACATCAAACGGAGCGATTGTTTTCCCATATAAATATAAAGATGAATCAGCAAAAGAGTTTGCACAATTGATTAATGCGGAATTAGCTTCTCTCAGACGAAATCAAAACTCTTTTTCTCTTTCACCCGAATCACTAATAAGCATTTCCAAAGGAACAAAATTAGTTTTACCCTCACCTAATGGTTCGACTTTAAGCTTATCTGCAAAAAAGATTCCCGTTGTCTGCGGATGCCTGCGAAACGCAAAGGCAATTGCCGAATATGCAATGACAATAGGGAAAAAGATTTCATTAATTCCTGCAGGTGAGCAATGGCAAGAACATAAAAATGACGGAGCAATCAGGTTTGCGTTTGAAGACTTTATTGGCGCAGGAGTTATCATAAGCTATCTGAAAGGTACGTTATCGCCCGAAAGCAAATCAGCTTTATCGGTTTTTCAAAGTTTTTCAAGCAATATTTTCGAAGAAATAAAAAATTGTATTTCAGGAAGAGAGCTTGTTGAAAAAGGTTTTGAAAAAGATGTAGAACTTGCGTGCGAATTGAATGTGAGCAGCAATGTTCCTGTTTTGAAAAATAATTTTTATGTTAGCGCATAA
- a CDS encoding AraC family transcriptional regulator, which yields MSIYKKIAYSKIFIDDNHEKPLGLDEISREACISKFHYVRLFKTIYNKTPHQYLLEKKIDKAKELLKKDYPVTDVCFQLGFESIPSFSRLFKNYTGQSPRDYKQKIFQINFAIKREPLIVIPSCFMGMFAQNSNFE from the coding sequence ATGAGTATTTATAAAAAGATAGCTTACTCAAAAATCTTTATTGACGATAACCACGAAAAACCTCTCGGCTTAGATGAGATTTCGCGCGAAGCGTGTATTTCCAAATTCCATTACGTTAGATTATTTAAGACAATATATAACAAAACTCCCCATCAATATTTACTTGAAAAGAAAATAGATAAAGCAAAAGAATTGCTGAAAAAAGATTATCCCGTAACAGACGTGTGTTTTCAGCTTGGTTTTGAAAGTATCCCGTCTTTCAGCAGGTTATTCAAAAATTATACAGGACAAAGTCCGAGAGATTATAAACAAAAAATTTTTCAAATAAACTTTGCCATTAAGCGAGAGCCGCTTATAGTAATCCCCAGTTGCTTTATGGGAATGTTTGCACAAAATAGCAATTTTGAATAA
- a CDS encoding VOC family protein — translation MITKLSHSTIYVTDQDAAKDFYVNTLGFELKHDFPMENNFRWLTVSPKGQDIELILLPVDNSFISKENAEKIKQLSGDGVFGPGAFVTNNCKATYEELKAKGVKFKGEPKEQFYGTEMVMQDPFGNWFSVVEPKEMK, via the coding sequence ATGATAACAAAACTTTCACATTCAACAATTTACGTTACCGACCAGGATGCAGCAAAAGATTTTTATGTCAACACACTTGGATTCGAATTAAAACATGATTTTCCGATGGAAAATAATTTCAGATGGCTTACGGTTTCTCCAAAAGGACAGGATATCGAATTGATTCTTTTGCCTGTTGATAATTCTTTCATAAGCAAAGAAAATGCGGAAAAAATAAAGCAGCTTTCCGGGGACGGCGTTTTCGGACCGGGAGCGTTTGTTACGAACAACTGCAAAGCAACCTATGAGGAACTAAAAGCCAAAGGAGTAAAATTCAAGGGTGAGCCAAAAGAGCAATTTTACGGAACCGAAATGGTAATGCAGGACCCGTTTGGTAACTGGTTTAGCGTGGTCGAACCAAAAGAAATGAAGTAA
- the egtD gene encoding L-histidine N(alpha)-methyltransferase — MNKNPEILSVIKLNSAGGEADFENDVIKGLTSHPKSISAKYFYDHEGSLLFEDICKTQDYYPTRTEEKILQDNIEDIFNKTKNVKCIVELGSGTSVKTKTILKYFATHPVNFVDTPLERGFSKLEYFPIDVSDILETTVEKLKTEFPSINITGIMSEYEEGIEKVNELNNKPKLIIFLGSSIGNFTPAEATNLLKVITANMTDDDFFLIGFDMIKDRQILHKAYNDSDCVTEAFNLNLLKRINGELGAEFNLNNFSHHAFFNEQESRIEMHLVSKNLQYVKFRKQNKEIFFDEGESIHTENSYKFSNEMVLDITTSAGLQKLTEWKDENKYFSLWLFKKS, encoded by the coding sequence ATGAACAAAAATCCCGAAATTTTGAGTGTCATAAAGCTAAATTCAGCCGGAGGCGAAGCTGATTTTGAAAATGATGTTATAAAAGGATTGACCTCGCATCCCAAATCCATTTCTGCAAAATACTTCTATGACCATGAGGGTTCATTGTTATTTGAAGATATTTGCAAGACACAGGATTATTACCCCACACGCACCGAAGAAAAAATTTTACAGGACAATATCGAGGATATTTTTAATAAAACAAAAAATGTAAAATGTATTGTAGAGCTTGGAAGCGGAACGTCGGTTAAGACAAAAACTATTTTAAAATATTTTGCAACACACCCCGTCAACTTCGTTGACACCCCTCTCGAGAGGGGATTTAGCAAACTTGAATATTTTCCGATTGACGTATCCGATATTCTGGAAACTACAGTTGAGAAATTAAAAACTGAATTCCCATCGATAAACATCACGGGAATTATGAGCGAGTATGAGGAAGGAATCGAAAAAGTTAATGAATTAAACAACAAACCTAAGCTTATAATTTTTCTCGGTTCAAGCATTGGAAATTTTACTCCGGCCGAAGCAACAAATCTGCTGAAAGTTATTACTGCTAACATGACTGATGATGATTTTTTTCTTATCGGATTTGATATGATAAAAGATAGGCAAATACTGCACAAGGCATATAACGACAGCGATTGCGTGACGGAAGCATTTAATTTAAATTTGCTGAAGAGAATCAACGGGGAGCTTGGAGCAGAATTTAATTTAAATAACTTTTCTCACCATGCTTTTTTCAATGAACAGGAATCCCGTATCGAAATGCACCTTGTTTCGAAAAACTTGCAGTATGTGAAGTTTAGGAAACAGAATAAGGAGATTTTCTTCGATGAAGGAGAAAGCATTCACACAGAAAACTCCTATAAATTTTCGAATGAAATGGTTTTGGATATAACAACTTCAGCGGGACTGCAAAAATTGACCGAATGGAAAGATGAAAATAAGTATTTTTCATTGTGGTTATTTAAAAAGAGTTAA
- a CDS encoding PQQ-binding-like beta-propeller repeat protein → MKKLILLFLFMFLFIANYSFAQFTDPVWTTVGGNSKRNGLTDAGYLFGPLSKSYAADNSIWGMQIFSYGSKFVTSRYVSLSPLKAVVNAFSYASVPNSGPIWRFEKTGAVYIVMGFNDDKVYVRDFQQNGNDSIFALNAENGNVIWRSNHTVERGIIWTAAFTSNGDLILPGSGTKKIMRINHMTGDSVWTNDRIIPNTGAECLCVNGNTVYAFQGGLTTPKTLIAIDANTGQTKYSSPELPGDGDQEIPFSISANGIIYIIRDGGLMYSLIDDGTSLSIRWSRPVLHPVGTYSQIGISYDSSVYIPYGRKIYRLSYVNGTALDSSIEIASSGTINPRFLIGAVGELYVGNGASVPSEGRYYRFNANLQSISVNLPFPYNYYSGPAFGNTNLVPTILMTGSGTQIYTRYSVISSMNPISSIAPNNFNLYQNFPNPFNPETLIKFDIASAQFVQLKIYDAMGKETETLVNGQLNSGTYQVKWNASKYSSGIYYSKLIAGNFISTKKMMYIK, encoded by the coding sequence ATGAAAAAGTTAATTTTATTGTTTTTATTTATGTTTTTATTTATTGCAAATTATTCGTTTGCACAGTTTACAGATCCGGTATGGACTACGGTTGGCGGCAACAGTAAACGGAATGGTTTGACTGATGCCGGATATTTATTTGGTCCGCTCTCTAAAAGCTATGCAGCAGATAACAGTATTTGGGGAATGCAGATTTTTTCGTATGGCAGTAAATTTGTTACCTCGCGTTATGTCTCACTTTCACCCCTAAAAGCTGTTGTTAATGCATTTTCCTATGCAAGTGTGCCGAATTCTGGTCCTATCTGGCGGTTTGAAAAAACCGGAGCCGTGTATATAGTTATGGGTTTCAATGACGATAAAGTTTATGTTCGTGATTTTCAGCAGAATGGAAATGACTCCATTTTTGCTTTAAATGCAGAAAATGGAAATGTTATCTGGCGATCAAATCATACGGTAGAAAGAGGAATAATCTGGACAGCTGCATTTACATCAAACGGTGATTTGATTCTGCCCGGTTCAGGAACAAAAAAAATTATGCGGATTAACCATATGACCGGAGACAGCGTGTGGACAAATGATCGGATTATTCCTAATACAGGAGCAGAATGTTTATGCGTGAATGGCAACACAGTTTATGCTTTTCAGGGAGGATTGACAACACCAAAAACTTTAATTGCTATTGATGCAAACACAGGACAGACAAAATATTCTTCACCGGAACTTCCGGGTGATGGCGATCAGGAAATTCCATTCAGTATATCAGCAAACGGAATTATTTATATTATTAGAGACGGTGGATTAATGTATTCGTTGATAGATGATGGAACTTCATTAAGCATAAGATGGTCTAGACCGGTTTTACATCCTGTGGGAACATATTCACAAATTGGTATTTCATACGACAGTTCTGTTTATATACCGTACGGAAGAAAAATATATCGTTTGAGTTATGTAAACGGCACTGCTCTTGACTCATCAATTGAGATTGCATCATCAGGAACTATTAATCCAAGGTTTTTGATTGGTGCTGTAGGAGAATTATATGTTGGTAACGGTGCTTCCGTTCCTTCCGAAGGAAGATATTATAGATTTAATGCAAATCTGCAATCAATTTCGGTTAATCTTCCATTTCCTTATAATTATTATTCAGGTCCTGCTTTTGGAAATACGAATTTAGTACCAACAATTTTGATGACAGGAAGCGGAACACAAATTTATACGCGATATTCTGTTATAAGCAGTATGAATCCTATTTCTTCCATTGCACCGAATAATTTTAACCTTTATCAAAATTTTCCTAACCCATTTAATCCGGAAACATTGATTAAGTTTGATATTGCAAGTGCTCAGTTTGTTCAATTAAAAATTTATGACGCAATGGGAAAGGAAACCGAGACTTTAGTGAATGGTCAATTGAATTCAGGGACATATCAGGTTAAATGGAATGCGTCAAAATATTCGAGCGGAATTTATTACAGCAAGCTTATTGCAGGAAATTTTATCTCAACAAAAAAAATGATGTACATAAAATAA
- the egtB gene encoding ergothioneine biosynthesis protein EgtB: MEITTLKSKLGENNSAISGKKKELLDSFLSVRKMTFEILEPLEIEDYVVQTDAFMSPPRWHVGHTTWFYEQLLKSYYPDFKPFHKDLAFYFNSYYLTYGKLFNKAKRGTISRPTVKETFEYAEFINNQVIKFFEDERTQLTDEMIKNFLIGYNHEWQHQELIVYDLQHLLADDYKPVNMIELPHKNGHIVKQEMIKIPEGMFMLGFDNKKFPDRFAYDIEMPAHKVFINKYSIDKYPVTNGHYLEFINAKGYEDFHYWLSDGWYWKNDNEIFAPLYWAKDDNGKWFKYDFRGKVFIDDILNEPVTHISYFEADAFAKWAGKRLPTEAEWEKAASFNEDTGENNLFPWGNDDPDESKTNLLGFNIWKPVNVNFFEKGKSYYGCYGMIGDTWEWTSSEFMAYPGFKSGFAEYNDKWFSNQKVLRGGSFGTHYLSTKNTYRNFFKTHERWLISGFRCVKDE, translated from the coding sequence ATGGAAATTACAACTTTAAAATCAAAGTTGGGGGAAAACAATTCTGCAATTTCAGGAAAAAAGAAAGAGCTTCTCGATTCTTTTCTGAGCGTGCGAAAAATGACCTTTGAAATTCTCGAACCGCTCGAAATCGAAGACTACGTTGTGCAGACCGATGCATTTATGAGTCCGCCCCGTTGGCACGTCGGACACACAACCTGGTTTTATGAACAGCTCTTAAAATCTTATTATCCTGACTTCAAACCTTTTCACAAAGACTTGGCATTTTATTTTAATTCATATTATCTCACTTACGGAAAGCTTTTCAACAAAGCAAAACGCGGAACAATCTCACGCCCGACAGTAAAAGAAACTTTCGAGTACGCAGAGTTCATAAATAATCAGGTAATAAAATTCTTTGAAGATGAACGTACTCAGCTTACAGATGAAATGATTAAAAATTTTCTCATCGGCTATAATCACGAATGGCAGCATCAGGAATTAATCGTATATGATTTACAACATTTGCTTGCCGATGATTACAAACCCGTGAACATGATTGAGCTTCCTCATAAAAACGGTCACATCGTAAAACAAGAAATGATAAAAATTCCCGAAGGAATGTTCATGCTCGGTTTCGATAACAAAAAGTTTCCCGACCGCTTTGCTTACGACATTGAAATGCCTGCGCATAAAGTTTTCATAAATAAATATTCAATCGATAAATATCCTGTCACCAACGGACATTATCTCGAGTTCATAAATGCAAAAGGTTATGAGGATTTTCATTACTGGCTTTCCGACGGATGGTATTGGAAAAACGATAACGAAATTTTCGCTCCGCTTTACTGGGCAAAAGATGATAACGGCAAGTGGTTTAAATATGATTTCAGAGGAAAAGTTTTCATCGATGACATTCTAAACGAACCCGTTACTCACATAAGCTACTTCGAAGCCGATGCCTTTGCAAAATGGGCAGGCAAGCGCCTGCCGACTGAAGCAGAATGGGAAAAAGCCGCATCGTTCAACGAAGACACAGGCGAAAATAATTTATTCCCGTGGGGAAACGACGACCCTGATGAAAGCAAAACCAACCTGCTTGGATTTAACATCTGGAAACCCGTCAACGTCAACTTTTTTGAAAAAGGAAAATCATATTACGGATGTTACGGAATGATTGGCGATACATGGGAATGGACTTCATCGGAGTTCATGGCTTACCCCGGCTTTAAATCCGGCTTCGCTGAATACAACGACAAATGGTTCAGCAATCAGAAAGTCTTGCGCGGAGGTTCATTCGGAACACATTACTTATCAACAAAAAACACTTACAGAAACTTCTTCAAAACTCACGAACGCTGGCTAATCTCAGGATTCAGATGCGTGAAGGATGAGTAA
- a CDS encoding glycine betaine ABC transporter substrate-binding protein — translation MKYKFYLILIIPLIFSFTFFKKEKITVGTKHFNEGYILSEILSQLLESNGYEVERKFNLGGTLICYEALKNNEIQVYPEYTGTIKEEILKVDGNIPTDSIRKLAQSNLNLTFSQPYGFNNTYALTMKKSLADRLNIKTISDLRNHPQLKLGLSYEFIKRQDGWDNLAKEYALPQKPVGIEHGLAYGALEEEKIDLTDAYSTDGEITKYDLVILKDDKNFFPDYSAVSFYRPELDENTKNILNSLSGKIDEHQMQEMNAAVLYQNKTFAEVANDFLKKENLIHQETEFKQTHILSDILSKTLVHIKISAIAIFIAILISVPLGILIYLQKKLTRPVLYMTGILQTIPSIALFALMIPLFGIGVLPAIVALVLYALLPITRNTVTGLLSVDPLLKTVSDGLGLTTTQKLKYVEFPLSLPSILAGIKTSAVIIVGLTTIAAFIGAGGLGEFIVTGLALNNTELILMGAIPSAILAILTELFFEMIERLTTPQFQRK, via the coding sequence ATGAAGTATAAATTTTATTTAATACTTATTATCCCATTAATTTTTTCTTTCACTTTTTTCAAGAAAGAAAAAATTACTGTCGGTACGAAGCATTTCAATGAGGGATATATATTAAGTGAAATTCTCTCGCAGCTTCTTGAGAGCAATGGATATGAAGTCGAGAGGAAATTTAATCTTGGCGGGACATTGATTTGCTATGAAGCTTTAAAGAACAACGAGATACAGGTTTATCCTGAATATACCGGCACAATAAAGGAAGAAATTTTAAAAGTTGATGGTAATATTCCAACCGACAGTATCCGGAAGCTTGCGCAGTCGAATCTAAACTTAACATTCTCACAGCCGTACGGATTTAACAATACTTATGCGTTGACGATGAAGAAGTCGTTAGCGGATAGGTTGAATATTAAAACAATTTCAGATTTACGAAATCATCCTCAGTTAAAACTTGGTTTGAGTTACGAATTTATAAAACGTCAGGACGGGTGGGATAATCTTGCGAAAGAATATGCACTTCCTCAAAAGCCCGTCGGTATTGAGCATGGGCTTGCATACGGAGCGCTTGAAGAGGAGAAGATTGATTTGACGGATGCGTATTCAACGGACGGGGAGATTACGAAATATGATTTAGTGATTCTTAAAGATGATAAGAATTTTTTCCCTGATTACTCGGCGGTTTCGTTTTACAGACCTGAGCTTGATGAGAATACAAAAAATATTTTAAATAGTTTATCGGGAAAAATCGATGAACATCAAATGCAGGAAATGAATGCGGCGGTGCTGTATCAAAACAAAACTTTTGCTGAAGTCGCAAATGATTTTTTGAAAAAGGAAAATTTGATTCATCAGGAAACTGAATTTAAACAGACGCATATATTAAGTGACATACTTTCAAAAACTTTGGTGCATATTAAAATCAGTGCGATTGCAATATTTATTGCGATATTGATTTCTGTTCCGCTGGGAATTTTGATTTATCTGCAAAAAAAATTGACGCGGCCTGTGTTATATATGACGGGGATTTTGCAGACGATTCCATCAATTGCATTGTTTGCACTGATGATTCCGCTGTTCGGAATCGGGGTTCTGCCTGCAATTGTTGCGCTTGTGCTTTACGCGCTGCTGCCGATTACGAGGAATACTGTTACGGGATTGCTTTCCGTTGACCCGCTATTGAAAACAGTTTCTGACGGGCTGGGATTGACGACAACACAGAAACTGAAATACGTCGAGTTTCCTTTGTCGCTTCCATCTATACTTGCGGGAATAAAAACTTCTGCAGTAATTATTGTCGGCCTGACAACCATTGCGGCGTTCATTGGCGCGGGAGGATTGGGAGAGTTTATTGTTACGGGGCTTGCGCTGAACAATACGGAACTGATTTTAATGGGAGCAATTCCTTCCGCGATTCTGGCAATACTCACAGAGCTTTTCTTTGAAATGATAGAAAGGTTAACCACACCGCAATTCCAGCGAAAATAA
- a CDS encoding ester cyclase: MDLEENKKIVQEFYHTIINEKKIDFIGQYLTDDFVHNGEQRGIKGQKEAVQMFIAAFPDLQNTIEVSLAEEDLVAVHETWKGTHEGEFMGVPATKTPVNWQSTAILKIRGGKICEAWDVNDFLSLFQEIGKYPQE; the protein is encoded by the coding sequence ATGGACTTAGAAGAAAACAAAAAGATTGTTCAGGAATTTTACCACACTATTATCAACGAAAAGAAAATTGATTTCATCGGGCAATATTTAACCGATGATTTTGTTCATAACGGCGAACAGCGCGGAATCAAAGGACAAAAGGAAGCAGTGCAGATGTTCATTGCGGCGTTTCCTGATTTGCAGAATACTATTGAAGTTTCTCTTGCTGAGGAAGATTTGGTAGCGGTGCATGAAACATGGAAAGGAACTCACGAAGGCGAGTTTATGGGAGTACCTGCTACGAAGACACCGGTTAACTGGCAGTCAACAGCGATTTTGAAAATCCGCGGCGGTAAAATCTGTGAAGCGTGGGATGTTAACGATTTTCTTTCGCTGTTTCAGGAAATAGGAAAATATCCTCAGGAATAA
- a CDS encoding T9SS type A sorting domain-containing protein, translating to MQFVFKFLVISSFIFLTSSMCLAQANSVQLRNGVGGLISSHSNIQEAYNAIPATITQSYFIEIQSNYDGSTEVFPISMTSRIGSGPTNTIFLRPAAGNNNEVISTSINNNAVIAIDGADYVVIDGRPGGAGTANGLTISNTISTGTSSNTVNLINSANQCVIRYCTLTNATQNTAGPRVVSFGVSPGDPHGNSNNLITNCIIDGGRTGVGSNGTAAINNDSNIIRSCEIKNWGFAGVWMQANSNNMIIDSCSIYTTGYNVTNPSGISLAVSAAYTVTIKNNKIYDVKSTSTSTGLTIRGIYTSVAPGAGSTINIYNNFISLTDNFNNAVTVYGILFTGTNDYTCNVNYNSMKLGGTHTGGGTNTVLSAGIIKTATGQLIYNQKNNIIINNRTGGVGTGTHTGSALTGMTGITGVDYNVYYSNAGANSSMAVWEGITYTDSTVYRAATLPNEVNTRFRNVTFVSDTDLHLAGASLTDNSLRGIPVPGILTDIDGTIRNALFPSRGADEVALVGITNDPVAPSQFRLSQNYPNPFNPVTSINYEIPVSGFVTLKLYDVSGKEVATLISGNMTAGYYTARFNASNFASGTYFYTLTSGDTKITKKMVLMK from the coding sequence ATGCAATTTGTTTTCAAATTTCTTGTAATTTCCTCATTTATTTTTCTTACCTCTTCAATGTGCTTAGCGCAGGCAAACTCTGTTCAGCTTCGTAACGGTGTGGGAGGTCTTATAAGCTCGCACTCAAACATACAGGAAGCTTACAATGCAATCCCCGCAACAATTACACAGTCATATTTCATTGAAATCCAGTCAAACTATGACGGCTCGACTGAAGTATTTCCCATAAGTATGACTTCACGCATCGGAAGCGGTCCTACAAATACAATATTTCTCAGACCTGCTGCAGGCAACAATAACGAGGTTATTTCAACCAGCATAAACAATAACGCCGTTATTGCAATAGACGGAGCAGATTACGTTGTCATTGACGGAAGACCGGGCGGAGCCGGAACAGCAAATGGGCTTACGATTTCCAACACAATCTCCACCGGCACAAGCTCCAATACTGTTAACTTAATTAACAGTGCAAATCAATGTGTTATTCGTTACTGCACACTTACCAATGCAACTCAAAACACTGCCGGTCCGAGAGTGGTAAGCTTTGGAGTTTCACCGGGTGACCCCCATGGAAACTCAAACAATCTGATAACAAACTGCATTATTGACGGAGGCAGAACCGGAGTCGGAAGTAACGGGACCGCCGCAATTAACAATGACAGCAACATAATTCGTTCGTGCGAAATAAAAAATTGGGGATTTGCCGGCGTGTGGATGCAGGCAAACTCAAACAATATGATAATTGACTCCTGTTCGATTTATACAACCGGATATAATGTAACCAATCCTTCCGGAATCTCGCTCGCTGTTTCTGCGGCTTATACCGTAACAATCAAGAACAATAAAATTTATGATGTAAAATCAACATCGACTTCGACAGGATTAACAATAAGAGGAATTTATACATCAGTTGCACCGGGTGCCGGCTCTACAATAAACATTTATAATAATTTTATTTCACTCACCGATAATTTCAACAATGCAGTTACTGTTTATGGAATTTTATTTACGGGAACAAATGATTATACCTGCAATGTTAATTACAATTCGATGAAATTAGGCGGAACGCATACGGGCGGCGGAACAAATACTGTTCTTTCTGCGGGAATCATAAAAACCGCAACAGGACAGCTTATTTATAATCAAAAAAATAATATCATTATTAACAACAGAACCGGAGGAGTTGGAACGGGTACGCATACAGGTTCTGCGCTTACAGGAATGACCGGAATTACAGGTGTTGACTATAATGTTTATTATTCCAATGCCGGAGCAAATTCATCGATGGCTGTCTGGGAAGGTATTACATATACCGATTCAACAGTATACCGCGCTGCAACTCTTCCAAATGAAGTGAATACAAGATTCAGAAACGTAACGTTTGTATCCGATACCGACCTGCATCTTGCAGGTGCATCGCTTACGGATAATTCGCTTCGCGGAATACCCGTTCCGGGAATATTAACGGACATTGACGGAACAATAAGAAATGCTTTATTTCCATCAAGAGGCGCAGACGAAGTTGCATTGGTCGGCATCACAAATGACCCTGTTGCGCCATCACAGTTTAGGCTTTCACAGAATTATCCGAACCCCTTTAATCCTGTAACAAGTATTAATTACGAAATTCCTGTTTCAGGATTTGTAACTTTAAAGCTTTATGATGTTTCAGGAAAAGAAGTTGCAACTTTGATAAGCGGAAATATGACTGCGGGATATTACACGGCAAGATTTAACGCATCAAACTTCGCAAGCGGAACGTATTTTTATACTCTCACTTCAGGTGATACAAAAATCACAAAGAAAATGGTTTTGATGAAGTAA